Proteins encoded within one genomic window of Pongo pygmaeus isolate AG05252 chromosome 18, NHGRI_mPonPyg2-v2.0_pri, whole genome shotgun sequence:
- the LOC129015138 gene encoding uncharacterized protein LOC129015138, producing the protein MASTAGLPWSAAWTPGLTAWPVSRPGLSRRLSRQCNKEEKTSQRKGLTLRKQLRGWDPFFRLSTAGLLTSETHRHCLSSVQGRCTRAESPWDSSLEHQYYCSIWKKQI; encoded by the exons ATGGCCTCCACAGCAGGGTTGCCGTG GAGCGCCGCTTGGACCCCCGGGCTCACTGCGTGGCCCGTATCTAGGCCGGGCCTCTCACGGAGACTTTCCCGCCAGTGTAATAAAGAGGAGAAAACGTCACAGCGGAAGGGCCTGACCCTAAGGAAACAGCTACGGGGATGGGACCCT TTTTTCAGATTAAGTACTGCAGGACTACTTACTTCTGAAACTCATAGACACTGCCTCAGCTCTGTGCAGGGCAGATGCACAAGAGCTGAATCTCCGTGGGACAGCTCTCTGGAGCATCAATATTACTGCAGTATTTggaagaaacaaatttaa